The genomic segment TGATAACCCTTCAGCTctaactatttcaaattttattatcTCTACTCGTTCTAAAATAGcacattttttactatttttttttttttcgattccatcccactgtgtgcTGGCTGGTTAGCCAGGAGGCAGCTTTACTAGCTTTTCTTTCTTAAGGTTTACCATTGGATACTAAAAATGACTTTTATTGTTTTCATATCTTTGCAACCTGCTAGATCACACCCGTTTTAACCCTTTTATCCCAGAGGCATCCAATGAAATCCAATTTCATTGACAATTTGGtgcatctattttttttttttttggtctttttgtttttcattgttCCAAATACAACACCTTTGACATTTGCTACTCACTTTTCATTGATTGATGAACACCATCATATATTTGACATCTTACACAATGCTgttctatggtcgtaaatttcccATTTACGACCACAAAACCAATGAACTTTGTTGGCCAGTTAACATACACAAAAGGTTTCCCTATCAATTGGCAGTTTTTTTTACGACCGCAAAGCCCAGAACAGAAATGTTCGTCAAGGAATTGTAACAAACATTCATTCAGTTTGGCGTTGACATCGTTTGACCCCACTGGGGGCGAATGTGACCGACCAGACAGCCCGGCTGCCGATGCAGTCAACCAAGCCGAGACGGACAACTATACGTTCAAGCTGTGTGTGTGGCTTCCTCATTGTTTGTGTCATGGCAACAAGCATTCCAGAGGCGTTTTGCTTCATTCATAACAAgaacaaattaaataattaaataattcaATTATTACAActgcatcagcagcagcagcagcacaacTGTGATGCCTTTCAAAGCCTTTGTCGCTGTTGAGCATGATATTGCTGATGGCTATGAAGTTGATTACGACGATGAAGTTGCGCTGGTGTTGATGACGAGGCTGATAGTTGTAGTACACATTTAACAAATTTAAATGGTTTAGTGTTGAAGGCACATTCAACCCCCTTCATATGGCTGACTCTGAGCGACCTAACCCATATTTTCCTCTTCGTTGATTATTAATTTGATATCTACTCTCTGTTCGTTTGCCTTCTCTACTCCATAGATTATTGGAATCTGGCATGGTAATGAAATCATCATGCACACCCAGGATATACCCGGAGTATATCGTTATGACAGTTGCATTACCTTCTATTTGAGCGATGTCACCGAACAAGTGAGTACCCAGCAATTTTCCATTTCAGCACTGGCTTGCTTGCAGCAGGATACGAAATTAAGGATACTGTCTGTTATGCCATTAATCAGAGCCCAGCGCTGCTGCAACTGCCACAACAGGAATTTCAATCAGAACACATTGCATTCACCCATTCCCTCtgtcttttttttgccttttttctcCTCTTCTCAGCTACGTGACTACTACCAGCCCAATTATAGAAAAGTTGAGGGACTTCACTCATCATCTGAGGTTCATCGTGAAGGCATGGGTGTTGGTGCTGGTACCACCCATCGCCATACCAACACCAGATATTTGCGTTTAATATGGAACGAAAATGACGACAACATTGAGTACAATTTCAATTACACCATGAATCATCCGGGCCTATGGACAAATGTGGGCGAGCAAAGAGGTTCGATGGTGGCCCGCAACAAGTACAATCAATTTTCGGGAACTGTTCAGGTGGTCAAGGCCGTAGGCGATCATTTGGTGTTGACCTTCTGCTCCAGCGATATACACCATAGCATTTACACAGTGGTATTGAGTCGTGAAGAACAGGGTTTGGGACAAGATGTGAgtataaattgaaaattttgtttgaatttgaatCTCAAAGAAAATGGATTTTAATCAAACTAGGCTGATGAACGattcatttcaatgaaatattatctaaaaaaaaaatagattttttttaaagaaaaagtttcaatgaaattgtcaAGCAaatagggggaacgccccacccaaaattcACCTTAACGGACATGTGGGacaatgaaatattctctaaaggctgaatttcaataaaattttctgtacaaaaaaaaatctaaggaaaaaatttcaatgtcaagcaaatagggggaacgccccacccaaaatccCCCTTAACGGGCATGTAGACagaccgggacaatatggtactcaaatgaaaggtatttaggagtagaatatgaatttagTATTATAATTTGGGTCCAAGAGCCAGGGATGACGCCACTAGCGCAATAAAACTCATTTTTCAAAAGACATATGTAAAATGCAAGTCAGACTGGAAGACCGATCATATGTGACTGAAATGGATGGCATTTTAGAGAAAATACAATGGTTCAAAAGAAATTACTCTCTGTAAGCGGTCAAATCAAAGTTGGTTAATTGgtaataaattaaacaagtaagagcatgctaagttcgggcgggccgactTTTGGGAACACGTGTGGTGATGATTTCTGCTAAAAGTttctacaaactaaatttagttgaagggcataattttattctaccaaACCAAAAGTTAATGCTTCGAGGAATGAAACAAGGATAATCGGGAGACCAGtgtatgtggcagttatatcaggttttagaccgattaggaccgtacttcgcacagttgttgaaaataacaaaacacaacatgctcaatttcagtcgaatcgaacaaaaattgtggcgtgtaagggctcaagaagtcaaatagggagattggtgtatatgggagctacatctaaatctgaaccgatatgtcccatttgcaatctccaacgacctacatcaatattaagtatccgtgcaaaattttaagcggctagctgtacgcgttcgaacgctatcgtgatttcgacatactTGACCGAAGACGTGGGATTCCGATATATTAGGGTAGACCGAATAGAGTCATTCCTACATTTGCCAGGTCCTTCAAATAACCCAAAAGCTCAAATCAAATATTCAATTTTCGGAtcaggtacctagggggaaagccaactgaacaaaattcggaagacttgggcaagatacttTGAATTGTTCAAGCATAGAAgatattgacgacaatgtcaacaggattaccactgcaatagtggggtctttcgaaaagAGTTTTGCTCTTCGAAATGCAAATCAACTCAAGAAAATCTCTGGATGGCCGGGGAGAtttgcaacattgggaaagaggtccgcagactttataacagagaaTGTCGTAAGCAAAGCGAACACGACACacggaatacaataagattatcagagcgtcaaaagtgcctcctggaagcttttccgcGAACAGATCGATTGCGGTAAAGACGCCGTCAAATCTTGAGACAGAGGCAACGAAAGACATGTTGAGACTTTTgctgaaaacgcattttccacaggatacaatGGGACTCATGGAGACAGCGGAGTAATGGTTAATCGAAGGCTCATAATTACAGAATTTGTGGTCAGTGAAGTCTTGAGGAACTTCCAAACATGCAGGTCACccggatctgatggaatattttcggtaTTACCATTGAAAGAAGCCGATTTTCTGGGTCGGAGTATTTTaacgccacttctatgggtgaccatcataaataacctattactgaTGCTGACGGAGGAGGGGTTTGAATCCGTTTGCTACGAAtatgatgttataatatttctaaggggtaaggatccgcaTCAGGCGGAATGGGTCTTAGAGAATGAAACTGAGAaaccagagaaaactgaaatttggctgttcaagaggaagacaaaggtgggcctaCCAAACGTACAGTAAAGAAAACAGataacacagatgttgggcactatgtaggcggGTCGTAGACTTGAaattgggcctgaatccgaggatagtccactggctctacaggagcgtgattggaTCAATACTTAGTTGCGCCTCAAAAGTTTAGTGGACTGCgacggagaaaaagtgcaacttgTTCAGGAAACACGTTGTCTTGGcacaggcggagcgatgaggaccacacccactagggcaccgaAGACTAttttagacccattgatatacagattaagtgagaggcagccactgcgtctatgagacttaaggcgatgtgagAATAGATAGAGGATAGGGCCCACAGTGGAAAAGAtcgaaaataagtaaaagcgtgctaagttcgggcggacctaatcttgggaacccactgccatggattctgctaaaaatttatacaaactaaatttaattcaaggtcataattttattatacataccaaacttctgtcatacCAGCAAGCATTAAAACGTTAAGGAACctaacaaggataatcgagagaacggttcacaagggagctatatcgggttatatactgagttgaaccgtacttggcacagttgttggaagtcgtaacagaacactacgtgcaaaatttcagccaaatcgggtgatcggtttatacgggagctatatcgggttatagactgagttgaaccgtacttggcacagttgttggaaatcgtaacagaacactacatgcaaaattgcagccaaatcggacaaaaattgcggctagtaagggctcaagaaatcaaatcgagagatcggtttatatgggagctatataaggttatacacagatttggaccgtacttcacacagctgatggaagtcataacagaacactatgtgcaaaattttagccaagttgggtgaaaattgagatatccaggggctcaagaagtcaaatcgggagctatatcaggttatagaccgattcgaatcgtacttggcacagttattggaagtcataacgcaacaccacatgcaatgttttagccaaatcgaacaacaattgtggcttccatgggctcaaaaagtcaaaccagGAATCAGGgatgctgtcagatcaaaaAGGGATGCACTTAGGACTTGGCTTCTGAACAAAAATGCCAAAATGttgcgcaaacaggcaagaacttcgtgtgccGGAGTACTTCGAcacgaaaagtttctttacgatCAGCATCTTTgtgccaaagttattgcttctccgagGGCAACCCATCTTCCGAGTAAAGGGCAACTcatcggcaatcccaactcttgttaaggatgatcaggtgttcactgacccggttgataaggctaatctactggctgaaatgtttgcaggaaattcttccttgccgtttagcaatcaaccactgcCCGTTATTGATAGTGTATgtagttcgatgcctcagatattctttcgaacacgtggagtcaAAAGGGTCCTTGCTGATCTCGACGTAAATAAATTTCCGGGCCcggaatatattgtatatcaacacttgtctttgtaagtgttcttcaaCGCTTGCCCGTCCACTaagcaaccttttcaaccttccttaccgtgcgggagttgGAAGGTTGCAAACGTTCAGCCCATGCCCAaaaaaaggtggggcgaacaacccaGCGAATTACCGGTCAATTGCGATTTGCTctgcgctctccaaggttatggagagtatggttaaccatcatcttgtcagatacttagagtccaatggccttcttagcgacagactTAGATACTTAGAgttcaatggccttcttagcgacagacagtatggtttccgcagaaatcgctctacgggagacctaatgctATTTTTGTTGGAACGATGGAGTTGCtccatccaccagtttggtgagagtaaggtcatggctctggatatctccaaggcgtTTGATATGGTCTGgtacggtgcacttttatcaaatcttgccgcttttggagtcggtaataacttcgttcgatttatatcgagtatctcagagatcgcactatacgagtcgttgtagatgggttctcatcagatgagtatacattggccgcaggtgtgccacaaggctctgtcctttcctcttccttttttcttattttcattgacgatctattgggtcagacttcgaatccggactactcatttgccgatgacagtagtctgtgtcattcatattcattcgaccatggGCCCAGTCCTCAAAAAATTGTGGACATTatggcgcattatggatgagacgctctcccaggatttgctGCTCATTTCCGAGTGggatagaatgaacagagtagactttaacgcacagaagacgcagtgctgtttcctGTCTCACAAGGATTCAAGTATTTGgcctttcttaagcggtgcaagaaatagtTCACcacttctgatcttctcaatatctatactacctgcTTCAGTccaaggatggaatataactctcatatatgggctggagctccaaaatcattcttggagctacttgaccgggttcaacggagatacaatgtgatgtccgttggtcaaaacacatattcgaagtgtcaaaagaagcattcaagtgtttggactTTCtcaagcggtgcaagaaatagtTCACcacttctgatcttctcaatatctatactacctgcTTCAGtccgaagatggaatataactctcattcttggagctacttgaccgggttctaCGGAgtgcgatggtgttgattggggacagtagggtatccaactctattgcttctcttcaacatcgtcggaatgtgggtagcgttgtattgctctatcgttattatcatggcgtgtgttccagggatatttgtcttcttatccctgacgttaggatgttcaccaggaatacaagactagGCAGGAACTCACATCCGTTTGTTATTTATTGGTCTGTCGACCGAACCCTGCATCATTtttcggctaatgtctttcccaccgacaatgacgttcagaaatttaagacgactatcaataaacactactccctctttccccctccaacccttaactttcctaattgccaacgctaTGCACtgcatcccctgcgtgttggtcacgtgaaaaaaaatatatatccaaatctgaaccgatatggcccatttgcaattcccaacgaccgaCATAaagtagctgtgcaaaatttcaagcggccagctctacgcgttcgatcgctttcgtgatttcgacagacggacggacggacatggctttatGGGTTCCTTGATCGATATtttggggtgttacaaacggaatgactagtttggtatgccaccatcctatggtggtataaaaatggatcataatgcatttttcgccggattatgacgaaagatagccgaggtggtgggtatccaaagtaggacccggccgaacttaatgcctttttacttgttcttattacgATACCTGTCCCTTGTCTGGGACAAGGGacatatcgatatcataggtcggtcaccggctgtggtaactgcagcctttgaaagaatagaaagagagtcagtgaaaatgggtctggcagtaattggagataagacgaaatggccttgcacaaccgagcagataaagaaaatggataaagttgggaaccacaactttgagatagtcagtaactttatctacctctgcaccgccgtaaccgaaacgaatgacacca from the Stomoxys calcitrans chromosome 1, idStoCalc2.1, whole genome shotgun sequence genome contains:
- the LOC106092182 gene encoding uncharacterized protein LOC106092182; translation: MVMSNFGNIGIVLVTFVFVCAATGNEESLETYVHARPGGISGSDPTEMRQHHPPSMLCMDIKPQHSVDIKQIIGIWHGNEIIMHTQDIPGVYRYDSCITFYLSDVTEQLRDYYQPNYRKVEGLHSSSEVHREGMGVGAGTTHRHTNTRYLRLIWNENDDNIEYNFNYTMNHPGLWTNVGEQRGSMVARNKYNQFSGTVQVVKAVGDHLVLTFCSSDIHHSIYTVVLSREEQGLGQDVIRSIRGLLSRRGLYTESIRQVCVKSSAMALSRSPLLVISSVLLLVLICISRKVQ